The nucleotide sequence GTCTTATTTCTCTGAAATGCATCCTTGACATGGCAACTCAATACACATATGATCTCTAATTAAACCACACCACAGCACTTCAATAATCAAATAGGTCGGGAGAAGGAGAGGTCACTCTAGGCATCTTCAAGTTTTGACAGCTGTCAAATGCACATTATGAACTTCTGAACTGAAGGCAGTATTAAATCAGCAAACTGAAAATGAACAGAGAATTAACTGATAATTAAACAAACACGTTTCATATTACACTTAGCCAATAAAACCCATTCCATTCCATCAGTTTACCTAACAATTGGCAGACGGACATGGCTGTCTCTTATCAGTGAATGCAGAATGTAGATGCACTGTTCACACTGTTGAATGTTGATTATAGAACCCAGAAAGGCTAAAATACATCTTCTATGTACATTTTGTTCTCAACAGAATTTAACTTTTATGTTGTGAAAAAAAGCCAtgtaagaaaaaaagacaactaGAAGGTATTCAGCAAATGTAAACTACTTGTGTTCAAATTCAATAATGGGAAAACTGCATTTTTCTCATTTCATAATATTAACTTAATCAGTATCCTATACGATTTAGTGTTTACTGCATGTTTTCAGTCCCATGAGGCGTCTGTAGAGGATACTCCACTCCTGTGAAGTCATCTGAAGGGTTTGTCTTATTTCGTCTTCATTTCCATAAGCCAAGGCTGCCCCATCAAGTCCACTGGCCATAAGCAACTGCTGGCACTTCTCTGGCAGGTTCaacctctccatcttcaaagaAAGAGATGCATTTTCCAAGTGGGATTTCATGAATGGTTCAGGAATGTCAAGAATACAAGTATGTTATGTGTGAGGACTCATGTTGTTATGTATTcaacacacattaattcacaaaTGAAGGCCGCAGGGCAAGAAATTACATAGAAATAAACACGCAAATAGTCTCATCAACTACAGCACATTCATGTGGATAATGCATTTGGAatcacaataaacaaacaaacaaacaaacacacaaaaacaatacatactgtacctcaTTGCCAATGTCGTCTGTGCTCATGTCAGCAATTTTCCCTATCTGGGGACGTACACGGGAGTTGTTTGCAGCGATGTTTCTCCTTCTATTCTCTCTAAACCTAGCTAATTCTTTCTTGATGGAGTGGTCCAGGTTGACAGTGCATGGCTTAAACCTCACCACCTCTCTAACCGTGAATCTAAAATCCACTTTTAGGAACCTCTGAAACAGTTCTGGGTCTCCGTCCTGCTCTAGAATGCATTCAGTGCTGCTCTGGAGTTCTTGTAGTTCATGCCTGGACTCAATGAAGACCTCCCAAAGCGGTTTAGTTAGCGTCGGCGCACTGACGCTCTCGTGCATGTCTGCCCTCTGATGCCAGTCCTCCACACATTGCAGAATCCAACTCAGTCGGCACGGCCAGTTATTGGCCAGAACCACCCAGGTGGCAATGTCTGATGCCACAACATCACCGCCATAAGCAGCATCCATGACTATGATGGAGACTCGCACAGAGTTGATAATCCTTCGCATGTGCACACTGTTTCCGAACAGGTACATGTGCAGTGGTTTGCTTTGATCGTATGTAAACTCTAAAGCCTCCTTGGTCAttgttttgactttttttgccCAGATCTCCCATGTCAGTGCCATCTCAAGAGACCCCTCGTCCCATTTGTTTTTTCTAATGAAAGGGACTGTGCTCTCAGCGTCCCCAAGCACCGAGAGCTGAATAGATTTTTTTGAGTTCAGATCTCTAGACTCGTCACTTTCCTCTTCCACTGTGCACACTTCGAGATGACTGTTGGCAAGCACTTTGAATGCCGAACACTTAGACTCGATGCACATTTCAGGCACGTTGAATGGCAGGGTAACAATCTGATTCAGAAAATCATAGCTGTTCGAGTGTGATCTGGCAAAGAAAATAGAGTTCTCCAAGCTCTTCACAACAACACTTGGGTCTATAGCTAGAATGGAAACGAATGGCACATTGTCACCTGACAACAGGATATTGATGGCTTCCAGTGTCTGAATTATTTTATCAGGGCTGCAGCGATCCAGGTTGGTGATCTCCAGAACCACCCGCACTTTCCTCTTCTCAAAGATCTCCATGAAGTGGATGAAGTCGGCCAACACAGCTACCTCTTTCCTCACTTTGTTCATAAACCCCAGCTGATCACTGACTGTTGTGCTGTTCATCTTCTTCAGAATGTTCCTGCCTTGGTTGTAGAACAGGTTTTTGAATGTAAGTAAGAAAAAGCGCAGGCCTGCCATGGCAGGAAGAGCCAGGGCTCCGATGGCCACCGACTCCATTAGCGTTGTCCAGGTCAGTGCGATCTCACGTTTCATTTGGAAGCCGGACTTGATAAGCACAACGCTCGCTCCGATGCTTATGACAATCGCAAATAGAACAGCTAACCAAAGTGGCACGAAGAGAAACTTCCTGAACTTCCAGCTGGTCTCCTTGCCTCCCCTCTGGATCTTCTTAGGGTAAGGATGCTGGCTGGACCGGTACACAGACAGCGGGATCACTCCAAAATCCTTCTGGAGGGCCTTGAAGAGGCGGATCACCAAGCCTGCCCAGAGCTTGTCACAGCCCGCAAAGTGCCAAGCGCTAAACCGCACGAATATCCACCgcaccctcttcctcctccgctcctcttcctcactccaCATGGGCCGCAAGAAGacaatggagaggaggagggagaggaaactTCTGGAAGCTGGATTGGGCCTGTCGTCTTTGTGCTTCTTATCCCGCCATTCCGCCTCTCGGTTCATGTAAGCTTGAGATCGAGGGAAGATGCCCAGAagcagagcagaagagagaagaaaggagaagaaaggagtggGAAGAGGAAGAACACCATCATGCTGTCACTTTAAAGTCAACGCCGTCATACAGATCACAGAAATCTGCCTACTGAAGCAAGCAAGCGGAGAGAACAGATGGCATGACCATAGACAAACACTTTATGTTGGCATATCAAAGAGGCTGGCTGGGGAACTCCACTAGGGGCTACAAGCAGAGATGTTCAAACAGCATTACTCACTCCTGATTTTCTTCAGAACCGTTTCTGTCCGGCTCGGGCAGTTGGAGAACAGGCCCACAGTAGCCGGTGGTGCCACCTTAATCAGCGCCCTGGACAGGCTGTATGCGTAGACATCATCAAGGACGGTTTCTGCTGAGGGAAGGCAGACAGGAGGACATGACTGGACGCACATCAGAGCCGGTCTGATCAGAGGGTAGCACTACACACAATGAAATTAAGCCTGTTTCAACTCAGTGAACAGATCAATTACACAGGATGAAACCAGGGTTTCTCTTTCAACATGTTTTTATCCATGCAAATGTGAGTGCTTTGTCATTGAAATGGGAGGACATAAGCCTAGTGGACTGCTGAATTAATTTTGGAATTATTGAAGAGAGTAGGGTCTAtgaacataacaacaaaaatacaTATATGTAAATGAATACAGATACATAAATACAGGCAAAACAATGTGAAAgtaatatttgtaatatttatgTACCTTTTTGGTTCATTTTGGAGAACTGGCTCCTCTGGTTTTCTGGGTGTGTCACTTCCTGTAACCGTAGAGCTAATGTGCAAAAACAAAAGTGCAAAATTGAACACAAAAGGAACTCGTTCAGGCATTTTacgatgaaagaggagaaacacaTTTGTGTCCAATTATGAGGAACTGAGCAGAAAGCAAGTGCATCCCCATCTGCACTCACTCATGTCTGTCTTGGGACCAATTTATTCTGCTGCATTATGGGAATTAAAGCCATTCAGTGGCAAACGAACACTATCAATCCGTGTTTCTAACTTCACAGTTAGCTTCAGTGAAAGACCTCTGAATGAAAGAGATGCTATTACACACTGTGcaaaaaaagaatatatatatatattttttccgcACAAGAGAAGCTGTGATATTGATATTGAGGACACTGGGGTTATCTTTGATGCTGCCTTCCCTATAATTTTATCTGGCTTTCGAGATCAGATAAGACAAGAAATCTTGTTCCTTATGAGCAGCCTTGCTAAGctgaacataaacacacagctaTCTCTTTCAAACCATATAATGTAGAAGGATCAGCGCAGCAGAAGAACGGCGCTAAGGCCATCTCTTCACCCACCTTCTCAGCTCCCCGGGTCCTGATCGCCGTGTCTGATGTGCATTTAAAGTGGAAAAGAAAATTATTTCTTACCGTgtggtgtgactgtgtgtgttatgtccTGTACGTATGTTCAGAGCAGACTCAGTCAGTCCTCCGGCTGCTCAGCAACTCCTGTTCAGACCAACAACATGGATGGTGTTTGTACTCACAACATGACATGTATATGTCACACTTGATATCTTCATCAACATCACTGATTTGTATCTTTGGGGCGTTCCAGGCAGATTATTTTCCACACCTACTACAGACACATATTGATGTACAGTAGTTGTAAAATGGTCACGTTTGTGTAGAAAGCTACACATTGCCACAGTACGGAGTATAGTCAGTGCAAATCTAACTGCATGGAGAGA is from Alosa alosa isolate M-15738 ecotype Scorff River chromosome 15, AALO_Geno_1.1, whole genome shotgun sequence and encodes:
- the LOC125308527 gene encoding NTPase KAP family P-loop domain-containing protein 1-like, with product MNQKAETVLDDVYAYSLSRALIKVAPPATVGLFSNCPSRTETVLKKIRTYMNREAEWRDKKHKDDRPNPASRSFLSLLLSIVFLRPMWSEEEERRRKRVRWIFVRFSAWHFAGCDKLWAGLVIRLFKALQKDFGVIPLSVYRSSQHPYPKKIQRGGKETSWKFRKFLFVPLWLAVLFAIVISIGASVVLIKSGFQMKREIALTWTTLMESVAIGALALPAMAGLRFFLLTFKNLFYNQGRNILKKMNSTTVSDQLGFMNKVRKEVAVLADFIHFMEIFEKRKVRVVLEITNLDRCSPDKIIQTLEAINILLSGDNVPFVSILAIDPSVVVKSLENSIFFARSHSNSYDFLNQIVTLPFNVPEMCIESKCSAFKVLANSHLEVCTVEEESDESRDLNSKKSIQLSVLGDAESTVPFIRKNKWDEGSLEMALTWEIWAKKVKTMTKEALEFTYDQSKPLHMYLFGNSVHMRRIINSVRVSIIVMDAAYGGDVVASDIATWVVLANNWPCRLSWILQCVEDWHQRADMHESVSAPTLTKPLWEVFIESRHELQELQSSTECILEQDGDPELFQRFLKVDFRFTVREVVRFKPCTVNLDHSIKKELARFRENRRRNIAANNSRVRPQIGKIADMSTDDIGNEMERLNLPEKCQQLLMASGLDGAALAYGNEDEIRQTLQMTSQEWSILYRRLMGLKTCSKH